A region from the Lolium perenne isolate Kyuss_39 chromosome 4, Kyuss_2.0, whole genome shotgun sequence genome encodes:
- the LOC127295658 gene encoding uncharacterized protein: MAVSSPSPAPEKKRKWLHSNRKVIDRYLRDARAILAAAAPESGGGDAVAALGLVDAALDLSPRMESALELRARALLALRRYREVAEMLRDHIPSCGKSCSSGEVTSSSSSSTSSSLSSSSSGDLGATSRAKLLSPDRHRSDAAEADAGTARNFRCFDVSELKRRVLAGLSKNPSTDTQWRYLVLGQACFHLGLIEDAMVLLQTGRRLASAAFRRESVCWSEDSFSSSSSAAVESVPSGRSSKSGSAFIIPAVESEAVSQLLAHVKLLLRRRTAAMAALDAGLPAEAVRHFSKILDARRGVLPHTFAAACLVGRASAFQAGGRPADAIADCNRALALDPAYIPALRARADLLQSVGALSDSLRDLDHLKLLYDAALRDGKLPGPRWRPQGGVRYREIAGAHRKLIARIQGLRGRVALGEACGIDYHALLGVRRGCTRSELERAHLLLSLKLKPDRAVVFGERLELVDEHRDLEAVRDQARMSALLLYRMLQKGYSFLMSAVIDEEAAGRQRAREAAAAAASAAAVPSKQQPAAAPTPANPNSGETDRVPIKNSCGTVRAVPAKQKEKAAAMVVPPALSKTAVSSPAPTISSAAPVYQGVFCRDLAVVGTLLSRGGFERSLPAKCEAMSC; this comes from the exons ATGGCGGTCTCATCGCCTTCTCCCGCTCCGGAGAAGAAGCGCAAGTGGCTCCACAGCAACAGGAAG GTGATCGACAGGTACCTCCGGGACGCGCGGGCGATTCTCGCTGCGGCGGCGCCGGAGTCCGGCGGCGGGGACGCGGTGGCGGCGCTGGGCCTGGTCGACGCGGCGCTGGACCTGTCCCCGCGGATGGAGTCCGCGCTGGAGCTGCGCGCGCGCGCGCTGCTAGCGCTGCGGCGGTACCGCGAGGTCGCGGAGATGCTCCGCGACCACATCCCCAGCTGCGGCAAGTCCTGCTCCTCCGGGGAGgtcacctcgtcctcctcctcctccacctcctcgtccctctcctcctccagctccggcgaCCTCGGCGCCACCTCGCGCGCCAAGCTCCTCTCCCCCGACCGCCACCGCTCCGACGCGGCGGAGGCCGACGCCGGCACCGCGCGCAATTTCCGCTGCTTCGACGTCTCCGAGCTCAAGCGCCGCGTCCTCGCGGGACTCTCCAAGAACCCCAGCACAGACACGCAGTGGCGCTACCTCGTCCTCGGCCAGGCCTGCTTCCACCTCGGCCTCATCGAGGACGCCATGGTGCTCCTCCAGACCGGCCGCCGCCTCGCGTCCGCGGCCTTCCGCCGCGAGAGCGTCTGCTGGTCGGAAGAcagcttctcctcctcctcgtcagccgCCGTCGAGTCGGTGCCGTCGGGCAGGTCCTCAAAGTCCGGCTCAGCGTTCATCATACCGGCCGTGGAATCGGAGGCCGTGTCGCAGCTCCTCGCCCACGTcaagctcctcctccgccgccgcacggcggccatggcggcgctcGACGCGGGGCTCCCCGCGGAGGCCGTCCGCCATTTCTCCAAGATCCTCGACGCGCGCCGCGGCGTGCTCCCGCACACCTTCGCGGCGGCCTGCCTCGTGGGCCGCGCCTCCGCGTTCCAGGCGGGCGGCCGCCCCGCGGACGCCATCGCGGACTGCAACCGCGCGCTGGCGCTGGACCCGGCCTACATCCCGGCGCTGCGCGCCCGGGCCGACCTCCTCCAGTCCGTGGGCGCGCTCAGCGACTCCCTCCGCGACCTCGACCACCTCAAGCTGTTATACGACGCCGCGCTCCGCGACGGCAAGCTGCCGGGTCCGAGGTGGCGCCCCCAGGGCGGGGTGCGGTACCGCGAAATCGCCGGCGCCCACCGCAAGCTGATCGCGCGCATCCAGGGCCTCCGCGGCCGCGTGGCCCTCGGCGAGGCGTGCGGCATCGACTACCACGCGCTGCTGGGCGTGCGGCGCGGGTGCACAAGGTCCGAGCTGGAGCGCGCGCACCTGCTGCTGTCGCTGAAGCTCAAGCCTGATCGTGCGGTTGTGTTCGGGGAGCGGCTGGAGCTGGTGGACGAGCACCGCGACCTGGAGGCGGTGCGCGACCAGGCGCGCATGTCCGCGCTGCTGCTCTACAGGATGCTGCAGAAGGGGTACTCGTTCTTGATGTCCGCCGTGATCGACGAGGAGGCTGCCGGTCGGCAGAGGGCCAGGGAGGCCGCGGCGGCCGCCGCCTCTGCAGCGGCCGTGCCGTCGAAGCAACAACCGGCAGCAGCACCGACGCCAGCGAATCCGAACAGCGGTGAGACTGATAGAGTTCCGATCAAAAACAGCTGTGGCACGGTGCGGGCAGTGCCGGCGAAACAAAAGGAGAAGGCTGCCGCGATGGTTGTTCCACCAGCATTGTCCAAGACGGCGGTGTCCTCGCCGGCTCCGACGATCTCGAGCGCGGCGCCGGTGTACCAAGGCGTGTTCTGCCGCGACCTGGCGGTGGTGGGCACCCTGCTGTCCCGCGGCGGGTTCGAGCGGTCCCTCCCGGCGAAATGCGAGGCGATGAGCTGCTGA